The following proteins come from a genomic window of Diorhabda carinulata isolate Delta chromosome X, icDioCari1.1, whole genome shotgun sequence:
- the LOC130900540 gene encoding uncharacterized protein PF3D7_1120000-like, which translates to MERKMNLRNGKQEGTEERSEEEKEERRHRSGDFEVQYLEQGREQSDGNVTGDELEEQEDRRQQRNNNDQLMEFLISMRGEIKQDMNNMRGDFNEKMDNINGNMNRLERKIEEVKIEGLKEIKKLRQENEDFKKRIDKVQENMEHQNKNLRIEIQEKGIKIREEIEKKVVEEVQALGKCIEENLPETILMEVTRQNEEVMQEYQENFNKKIKDLDVRVEEKTGTCAKRNETIGKQFNRELEEINKKLRETVEDIEDKIRRNGVGIMCTGNVEIGVKFDGNINTIHPKVFMKIVKSKMKGIKDLMEMKIIIRGMLSGHALMWFCNKEEQIIDMEGFETQFLMYFWGEIQQANFRERLYFGKFDYNKNKNLNSYAMQLYNIAQYLEPAMKEEELVLYVGRHFNAEMSETIVLHNIKTMDNMSSYLQRVERSIQNGNGINRYQSENRYEDIRNDRQGENGNGFFRKDHYDRYGNTNYGNRNFENRRYQRNVDRNFGNGDRGRYNGQNNFRNSSHRNGDDFNRQYDRGVYNGNRSRNLQQQDRGNFRRDEYNFDRDQRSDNNRDNNANSPNERESVRQVNVMIHKERDEELVQQDEDRNFA; encoded by the coding sequence aTGGAAAGGAAAATGAACTTAAGAAATGGAAAACAGGAAGGTACAGAAGAAAGATCAGAAGAGGAAAAGGAAGAACGAAGGCATAGAAGTGGTGATTTTGAGGTGCAGTATTTAGAACAAGGAAGAGAACAATCAGATGGAAATGTGACAGGGGATGAATTGGAAGAACAGGAGGATAGGAGACAACAAAGAAACAATAATGATCAATTAATGGAATTTTTGATTAGTATGAGGGGAGAAATTAAACAAGATATGAATAATATGAGGGGAGATTTTAATGAAAAGATGGATAATATTAATGGAAATATGAATAGATTGGAGAGGAAAATTGAAGAGGTTAAAATTGAAGGTTTGAAGGAAATTAAGAAACTTAGAcaagaaaatgaagattttaaaaaaagaattgataAGGTGCAAGAAAATAtggaacatcaaaataagaatctAAGAATAGAGATCCAAGAAAAAGGGATCAAAATcagagaagaaattgaaaaaaaggtaGTGGAAGAGGTTCAAGCATTAGGAAAATgcatagaagaaaatttaccagAAACAATACTAATGGAAGTTACAAGACAAAATGAAGAAGTAATGCAggaatatcaagaaaatttcaataaaaaaattaaagacttAGATGTTAGAGTAGAAGAAAAAACAGGGACATGCGCTAAAAGAAATGAGACTATAGGCAAGCAATTTAATAGGGAATTGGAGgagataaataagaaattgCGGGAAACTGTGGAAGATATAGAAGATAAAATAAGACGAAATGGAGTAGGCATAATGTGTACAGGAAATGTGGAAATAGGGGTaaaatttgatggaaatataaatacaattcaCCCtaaagtttttatgaaaatagtgaaGAGtaaaatgaaaggaataaaggATTTGAtggagatgaaaataataattagggGAATGTTATCAGGACATGCACTAATGTGGTTTTGCAATAAAGAAGAGCAGATTATAGATATGGAAGGTTttgaaacacaatttttaatgtatttctgGGGGGAAATTCAACAGGCCAATTTTCGAGAACGGTTGTATTTCGGAAAATTTgactacaataaaaataaaaatttaaattcttatgCTATGCAACTTTATAATATAGCACAATATCTAGAACCAGCAATGAAGGAGGAAGAATTAGTTTTATATGTAGGAAGACATTTTAATGCTGAGATGTCTGAAACGATAGTTCTACATAATATAAAGACTATGGATAATATGTCAAGTTATTTACAAAGAGTTGAAAGGAGTATACAAAATGGAAACGGAATTAATAGATATCAAAGTGAAAATAGATATGAAGATATACGAAATGATAGACAGGGTGAAAATGGAAATggattttttagaaaagatCATTACGATAGATATGGAAATACAAATTATGGAAACAGGAACTTCGAAAACAGAAGATATCAAAGAAATGTGGACAGGAATTTTGGAAATGGAGACAGAGGAAGATATAATGGACAGAATAATTTCAGGAATAGTAGTCACAGAAACGGGGATGATTTCAATAGACAATATGACAGGGGAGTTTATAATGGAAATAGAAGTAGGAATTTGCAGCAACAGGATAGGGGTAATTTCAGAAGAGATGAGTACAATTTTGATAGGGATCAAAGATCTGATAATAACAGGGATAATAATGCCAACAGTCCAAATGAAAGGGAAAGTGTGAGACAAGTAAATGTTATGATACATAAGGAAAGAGATGAGGAACTTGTTCAACAAGATGAGGATAGAAATTTTGCATAA
- the LOC130900968 gene encoding uncharacterized protein LOC130900968 isoform X1, with protein MKEINFKYLKRSRKSVLIECDDIVRWKRQYLTYIKRYRSEGRPIYYLDETWLNEGHTKAKVWINTNIKNKNQALNEGLYTGLKSPSGKGKCLIILHAGCEQGFVKDTLLVFESKKTGDCHKDMNGTVFEQWFSKFQKKLPNGAVIVMDNASYHSRQIEKVPTTCSLKKDMQDWLRLKNIEFDMGMVRSELIYIINQYKEKFNTYVTDEMAQQNNKVLLRLSPYHCELNPIELVWAQVKNEVAAKNVTFKLKDVKELLMEALDNVNNINWQNCIYIYIYIYIYIYIYIYIFCFPQRYNFGIYMFVEFYTGGCNLDANHPSLPV; from the exons ATGAAAGAAATCAATTTCAA atatttgaaaagaaGCCGTAAGAGTGTTTTAATAGAATGTGATGATATTGTAAGGTGGAAACGACAATACTTAACATATATCAAACGTTACAGGTCAGAAGGTAgaccaatttattatttagatgaaaccTGGCTAAATGAAGGTCACACAAAAGCAAAAGTTTGgataaatacaaatatcaaaaataaaaaccaagCTTTAAATGAAGGATTATATACAGGTCTTAAAAGCCCATCAGGAAAAGGTAAATGTCTTATAATTCTTCATGCTGGATGTGAACAAGGATTTGTTAAAGACACATTACTCgtttttgaaagtaaaaaaactggagattgTCATAAGGATATGAATGGGACAGTGTTTGAACAAtggttttctaaatttcaaaaaaaattgccaaATGGTGCTGTAATTGTAATGGACAATGCATCCTACCATAGCCGTCAAATAGAAAAGGTTCCCACAACATGTTCATTGAAAAAAGATATGCAGGATTGGTtacgattaaaaaatatagaatttgataTGGGTATGGTTCGATCCgaacttatttatataataaatcaatataaagaaaaattcaacaCATATGTTACTGATGAAATGgcacaacaaaataataaagttttgttAAGATTATCGCCATATCACTGTGAATTAAACCCTATAGAATTAGTTTGGGCTCAAGTAAAAAATGAGGTGGCAGCCAAAAACGTTACgtttaaattaaaagatgtaAAAGAGTTGTTGATGGAAGCATTGGATAATGTTAACAATATTAATTGgcaaaattgtatatatatatatatatatatatatatatatatatatatatatatatatatattttgttttccacAAAGGTATAACTTTGGCATATATatgtttgttgaattttataccGGCGGGTGTAATTTGGACGCTAATCATCCTTCCTTACCTGTCTGA
- the LOC130900538 gene encoding uncharacterized protein LOC130900538, whose protein sequence is MSITQPEYTEKILERFNMKICNTHDTPMITRQVKNRNNKNKTKLDDPTDAPYREAIGSLLYLAGATRPDIAYAVNLLSRRQNNPTKGDWTESKEFSDILEEQLTWVCTIEVKPKSWKL, encoded by the coding sequence ATGTCTATTACTCAGCCTGAGTACACCGAAAAGATCCTAGAAAGATTTAACATGAAAATATGCAATACTCATGACACTCCGATGATAACTAGACAagttaaaaatagaaacaacaaaaataaaacaaaattagatgATCCAACTGATGCACCTTATAGAGAGGCTATAGGGAGTTTGTTGTATCTGGCCGGTGCAACCAGACCAGACATAGCTTACGCTGTGAATTTGTTGTCTAGAAGACAAAACAATCCAACAAAAGGAGATTGGACTGAGTCAAAAGAATTTTCCGATATCTTAGAGGAACAACTGACTTGGGTTTGTACTATAGAGGTAAAACCGAAGTCATGGAAGCTTTGA
- the LOC130901100 gene encoding uncharacterized protein LOC130901100, which produces MSTTTRPATLQSSMSAIATSTPVGQSKALANTSTSQSTNTPTLSTGGGIPSTHHQDQQQHTSQANQELQQFLSKQHENIELQNKGFELMKILMDHIQKASENFLAVEWLRIQSTRGNLISSTAFLDETATQRGAGASAQSSPQDFNIEVTKALNDTITALRTTLESNNKKANFPVLRKYTLNPDADINIWMDKLKSELETKDLLDVIDSTVKAPSNLDEEATIKRKQAVREIITSHLDDKYYKKALSIKDPETVIKKLREAKRVENNVTHTSVRTKLYGMRLQPKESIDHFWNRFENTIVEYENCDNAVPLTDEEKRSAFYQAVCGVIPEVRTADLIHRRVTKKSMTLDELKSHLLEMEAKKKSGNSQEQVASANQAKRFKRYHDNCHRSNKPGHYIKQCPLEATDEWY; this is translated from the coding sequence ATGTCAACAACTACACGTCCAGCTACATTGCAATCAAGTATGAGTGCAATTGCAACAAGTACACCAGTTGGTCAGTCAAAAGCTCTTGCAAACACCTCAACAAGTCAAAGTACTAACACACCAACTCTGTCGACTGGTGGTGGTATTCCAAGTACTCACCATCAAGATCAACAGCAACATACTTCACAAGCTAACCAAGAATTGCAACAGTTCTTGAGTAAGcaacatgaaaatattgaacttcaaaACAAAGGTTTTgagttaatgaaaattttgatggaTCACATTCAGAAAGCTTCTGAAAACTTTTTAGCTGTAGAATGGCTACGAATCCAAAGCACTCGAGGTAATTTGATTAGCTCAACTGCCTTTTTAGATGAAACAGCAACGCAAAGAGGTGCTGGGGCAAGTGCTCAATCAAGTCCACAAGACTTTAATATAGAAGTTACTAAGGCTCTTAATGATACTATTACTGCTTTAAGAACTACTTTAgagtcaaataataaaaaagctaaCTTTCCAGTACTGAGAAAGTATACTCTTAATCCAGATGCTGACATCAACATTTGGATGGATAAGCTTAAATCGGAATTGGAAACTAAAGATTTATTAGATGTGATTGACTCTACAGTAAAGGCTCCTAGTAATTTAGATGAAGAAGCTACTATTAAAAGGAAGCAAGCAGTAAGAGAAATCATTACTAGCCATTTAGATgataaatactataaaaaagcTCTTTCAATTAAAGATCCTGAaactgttattaaaaaattgagagaagCTAAAAGGGTTGAAAACAATGTTACTCACACTTCAGTGAGAACGAAGTTGTATGGCATGAGACTGCAACCCAAGGAGAGTATTGATCATTTTTGGAACAGATTTGAAAATACTATCGTTGAATATGAAAACTGTGATAACGCAGTGCCTTTGACAGATGAAGAGAAAAGGTCAGCCTTTTACCAAGCTGTCTGCGGTGTCATACCAGAAGTCAGGACTGCAGATTTAATTCACAGAAGAGTAACCAAAAAATCAATGACTCTGGATGAGTTGAAGTCTCATTTGCTGGAAATGGAGGCTAAGAAAAAATCAGGGAATTCTCAGGAGCAGGTTGCGAGTGCAAACCAAGCAAAGCGCTTCAAAAGGTACCATGACAACTGTCATAGATCTAATAAGCCGGGTCATTATATAAAACAGTGTCCGCTAGAAGCTACAGATGAATGGTATTGA
- the LOC130900968 gene encoding uncharacterized protein LOC130900968 isoform X2 has product MKEINFKSEGRPIYYLDETWLNEGHTKAKVWINTNIKNKNQALNEGLYTGLKSPSGKGKCLIILHAGCEQGFVKDTLLVFESKKTGDCHKDMNGTVFEQWFSKFQKKLPNGAVIVMDNASYHSRQIEKVPTTCSLKKDMQDWLRLKNIEFDMGMVRSELIYIINQYKEKFNTYVTDEMAQQNNKVLLRLSPYHCELNPIELVWAQVKNEVAAKNVTFKLKDVKELLMEALDNVNNINWQNCIYIYIYIYIYIYIYIYIFCFPQRYNFGIYMFVEFYTGGCNLDANHPSLPV; this is encoded by the exons ATGAAAGAAATCAATTTCAA GTCAGAAGGTAgaccaatttattatttagatgaaaccTGGCTAAATGAAGGTCACACAAAAGCAAAAGTTTGgataaatacaaatatcaaaaataaaaaccaagCTTTAAATGAAGGATTATATACAGGTCTTAAAAGCCCATCAGGAAAAGGTAAATGTCTTATAATTCTTCATGCTGGATGTGAACAAGGATTTGTTAAAGACACATTACTCgtttttgaaagtaaaaaaactggagattgTCATAAGGATATGAATGGGACAGTGTTTGAACAAtggttttctaaatttcaaaaaaaattgccaaATGGTGCTGTAATTGTAATGGACAATGCATCCTACCATAGCCGTCAAATAGAAAAGGTTCCCACAACATGTTCATTGAAAAAAGATATGCAGGATTGGTtacgattaaaaaatatagaatttgataTGGGTATGGTTCGATCCgaacttatttatataataaatcaatataaagaaaaattcaacaCATATGTTACTGATGAAATGgcacaacaaaataataaagttttgttAAGATTATCGCCATATCACTGTGAATTAAACCCTATAGAATTAGTTTGGGCTCAAGTAAAAAATGAGGTGGCAGCCAAAAACGTTACgtttaaattaaaagatgtaAAAGAGTTGTTGATGGAAGCATTGGATAATGTTAACAATATTAATTGgcaaaattgtatatatatatatatatatatatatatatatatatatatatatatatatatattttgttttccacAAAGGTATAACTTTGGCATATATatgtttgttgaattttataccGGCGGGTGTAATTTGGACGCTAATCATCCTTCCTTACCTGTCTGA
- the LOC130900424 gene encoding uncharacterized protein LOC130900424, producing MKGLDQIANKKVNIISQYIIKPEPQTLLDTKSLSNANSEVTEHEKTNSSQSPSQRAVTPISSTVRCRRTLFKDVEGLCSTQITPRKQKLMVIVKRKQGRIRKLQKVCKQKGKRIKTLENIAMNNCFKGMPSTISNFMMSQIRCAKRTRF from the exons ATGAAG ggaCTGGACCAGatagcaaataaaaaagtaaacattatatcccaatatataataaagccaGAACCACAG actCTTTTGGATACCAAATCATTAAGTAATGCAAACAGTGAAGTTACTGAACATGAGAAAACAAATTCCTCGCAGTCACCATCCCAACGGGCTGTCACACCAATTTCAAGTACAGTTAGATGTAGAAGGACTCTTTTTAAGGACGTTGAAGGCTTGTGTTCAACACAGATAACACCAAGAAAGCAAAAGTTGATGGTTATTGTGAAGAGGAAGCAGGGTCGcataagaaaattacaaaaagtttgcaaacaaaaagggaaaaggattaaaactttagaaaatatagcaatgaataattgtttcaaag GCATGCCATCTACCATATCTAACTTTATGATGTCTCAGATTCGTTGTGCCAAGCGCACAagattttga